The following proteins are encoded in a genomic region of Hoeflea phototrophica DFL-43:
- the neuC gene encoding UDP-N-acetylglucosamine 2-epimerase: MTRSRICIATGTRADYGLLYWLMRDLRDHPRFELSIIASAMHLAPQFGETIRFIRQDGFEIDATVPCLDEDDSDAGMGRAYVRATQGFLSVLDGIRPDCLILLGDRFEALAAATAATFLHIPVGHIHGGEVTLGAIDEVFRHAITKMAHLHFTAAEEYRQRVIQMGEAPDRTFNVGTVGLDNFLRLDLPSKADLMADLDLPEDSDYALVTYHPATMEKAGPLAGLEALMEALEAFPELRLVITKANADPGGRRINELLESFAAQWPDRVRLVTSLGQVRYLAAMKTATMVIGNSSSGIIEAPAVDVPTVNIGTRQEGRLRAQSIIDVAETAADMKAGIARALDPDFRNGLKDTTPPYGRPGNATGRIVSVLEKAQFGSLGRKPFCDLPGLCRKG, translated from the coding sequence ATGACCCGATCACGCATCTGCATCGCGACCGGAACCAGAGCGGACTACGGTCTCCTCTACTGGTTGATGCGTGATCTCCGCGATCACCCCCGGTTCGAGCTCAGCATCATCGCCTCCGCCATGCACCTGGCGCCGCAGTTCGGCGAAACCATTCGGTTCATCAGGCAGGACGGGTTCGAAATCGATGCCACGGTGCCCTGTCTGGACGAGGACGATAGCGATGCCGGCATGGGCCGGGCCTATGTCCGCGCGACACAAGGCTTCCTGTCGGTGCTCGATGGAATCAGGCCGGACTGCCTCATCCTGCTCGGTGACCGGTTTGAGGCGTTGGCGGCGGCGACAGCGGCCACTTTCCTGCACATACCTGTCGGCCACATCCATGGCGGGGAAGTAACCCTCGGCGCAATCGACGAGGTGTTCCGGCACGCCATCACGAAAATGGCGCACCTTCATTTCACCGCTGCCGAAGAATACCGGCAGCGGGTCATCCAGATGGGCGAGGCGCCGGACCGGACTTTCAATGTGGGGACGGTAGGGCTGGACAATTTCCTTCGGCTGGATCTGCCGTCGAAGGCCGATCTGATGGCTGACCTCGATCTTCCCGAAGACTCTGACTACGCACTTGTCACCTATCACCCGGCAACCATGGAAAAAGCCGGCCCGTTGGCCGGTCTCGAAGCCCTTATGGAGGCGCTCGAAGCCTTTCCGGAGCTCAGGCTGGTGATCACCAAGGCCAATGCCGATCCGGGTGGGCGCCGCATCAACGAGCTGCTGGAAAGCTTCGCGGCGCAATGGCCAGACCGGGTGCGGCTGGTTACATCTCTTGGCCAGGTGCGTTATCTTGCGGCCATGAAGACTGCGACGATGGTGATCGGCAACTCATCCTCGGGCATCATCGAAGCCCCTGCGGTTGATGTTCCCACGGTCAATATCGGAACACGGCAGGAGGGGCGGCTGCGCGCGCAGAGCATCATCGACGTCGCTGAAACCGCCGCGGACATGAAGGCAGGTATCGCCAGGGCGCTCGACCCGGATTTCCGCAACGGCTTGAAAGATACAACCCCTCCCTATGGCAGACCGGGCAATGCGACGGGCCGGATTGTTTCGGTGCTGGAGAAGGCGCAGTTTGGTTCGCTGGGAAGAAAGCCGTTTTGCGATTTGCCAGGCTTGTGCCGGAAAGGATAG
- a CDS encoding NeuD/PglB/VioB family sugar acetyltransferase, with protein sequence MSGTRDSAETSKTAGRGSLPGLLIVGGGSHGRVVAEAAFLSGRFSQLLVIDPHAAADWAFPLCSCVASEANADARPADWQFIAAVGEPVLRRRLFEEFVQKGFVPANVLHPAAIISPSALIGRGVAVCAGAVVATLARIGDGVIVNHNAVVEHDSEAAAFAHLAPGSVLAGGARLGENSFLGSNASIRHGKSVGTGIVIGNGASVATDISEPGIYGGTPARLLKTTTLPKEG encoded by the coding sequence ATGTCAGGAACCCGTGACAGTGCCGAAACCTCGAAGACAGCGGGTCGTGGCTCCCTGCCGGGTCTTCTGATCGTTGGCGGCGGCAGTCACGGCAGGGTGGTTGCCGAGGCGGCCTTTCTGAGCGGTCGGTTTTCGCAGTTGCTGGTGATCGACCCCCATGCGGCCGCTGATTGGGCCTTTCCGCTTTGCTCCTGTGTGGCAAGCGAAGCCAATGCGGATGCGCGGCCCGCGGACTGGCAGTTCATTGCCGCGGTCGGCGAACCCGTCCTGCGGCGGCGGCTCTTTGAAGAATTCGTGCAGAAGGGGTTTGTTCCCGCAAACGTCCTTCATCCCGCTGCCATTATAAGCCCTTCGGCGCTGATTGGCAGAGGGGTTGCCGTGTGCGCCGGAGCGGTGGTAGCAACTCTCGCTAGGATCGGCGATGGCGTTATCGTCAATCACAATGCAGTGGTCGAGCATGACAGCGAGGCGGCCGCCTTTGCGCATCTCGCACCGGGGTCTGTTCTTGCGGGCGGTGCCAGACTTGGAGAAAACTCTTTCCTCGGGTCGAATGCGAGCATTCGCCATGGAAAGAGTGTCGGCACCGGTATCGTCATCGGAAATGGGGCTTCGGTGGCAACCGACATTTCTGAGCCGGGGATCTATGGCGGGACGCCCGCGAGACTGTTGAAAACTACCACACTGCCCAAGGAGGGCTGA
- a CDS encoding N-acetylneuraminate synthase family protein — MSSNRCFVIAEIGVNHNGDMDIARRLIDVAADAGADAAKFQTFRADDLIVEGTQAVAYQKKNDADLDQYKLLKALELSFEDHEELVAHCAARGIEFMSTGFDKGSLQLLLDLGIKRIKIASGEITNTPLVEASSEACLPIVLSTGMATLEEVAECVRTIRTVWDRLNHDGDLIVLHCTSAYPTPLEEVNLAAMGTMASELGEAVGYSDHTTGILVAPMAVAAGAQLIEKHITLDRTMQGPDHAASLEPDELKAMVDDIRRAELIRGDGVKTPRPVEMEARSLVRKGLKFLRDLPRGHVVTIDDLVPLRPETGLPPARLRGLVGQSLARDVVAFSPVEDADID, encoded by the coding sequence ATGAGCTCGAACAGATGCTTTGTCATCGCCGAAATCGGAGTCAACCACAACGGCGACATGGACATCGCCCGGCGGCTCATAGATGTTGCTGCGGATGCTGGGGCGGATGCCGCCAAGTTTCAAACGTTCCGCGCCGACGATCTGATCGTTGAGGGAACACAGGCGGTTGCCTATCAGAAAAAGAATGATGCTGATCTGGACCAGTACAAGCTTCTCAAAGCTCTGGAACTCAGCTTCGAGGACCACGAAGAATTGGTGGCCCATTGCGCGGCTCGCGGGATCGAGTTCATGTCGACCGGGTTTGACAAGGGCTCCCTGCAACTGCTCCTCGATCTCGGGATCAAGCGGATCAAGATTGCTTCGGGTGAGATCACCAACACGCCGCTGGTTGAAGCCTCCTCGGAAGCATGCCTGCCGATAGTATTGTCAACCGGCATGGCCACCCTTGAGGAGGTTGCTGAATGTGTGCGTACGATCAGGACCGTCTGGGACAGGCTCAATCATGATGGTGACCTGATCGTGCTGCATTGCACATCCGCCTACCCAACGCCGCTTGAAGAGGTGAATTTGGCTGCGATGGGGACGATGGCCAGCGAGCTCGGTGAAGCCGTCGGCTATTCGGATCACACCACCGGCATCTTGGTTGCGCCAATGGCGGTCGCGGCCGGTGCGCAGCTGATCGAGAAGCACATCACCCTTGATCGCACCATGCAAGGGCCCGATCATGCAGCTTCCCTGGAACCGGATGAACTCAAGGCCATGGTCGACGACATCCGCCGCGCCGAGCTCATTCGGGGTGACGGCGTCAAGACACCGCGGCCGGTCGAGATGGAAGCCCGGTCGCTGGTCAGAAAAGGCCTGAAATTCTTGCGCGATCTGCCTCGAGGCCATGTTGTCACGATCGATGATCTGGTACCGCTAAGGCCGGAAACAGGATTGCCGCCGGCCCGCCTCAGAGGGCTGGTCGGCCAGTCGCTTGCGCGGGACGTTGTTGCCTTCTCGCCGGTGGAAGACGCGGATATAGATTGA
- a CDS encoding N-acetyl sugar amidotransferase — MNRYASSQDDPETYYGLPQSVAFCSKCVISNQRPNSTIEHKHTKDSKKQTINFDAEGVCDACRMAERKHGDIDWEERRRELQVLCDKYRSRNGHYDCLVPGSGGKDSFYQSWMLKYEFGMNPLTVTWAPHVYTEWGWRNFQRWIHSGFDNYLLTPNGRVKRLITRLAVENLFHPFQPFIFGQKSYAPKMAALMDIPLIFYGENEAEYGNPIADNTSAKRNFSYFSNSADSEIFLGGTSIQSLLDDYKVRPVDLEVYRPSNPEELNKKGIEVHYLGYYLKWHPQAAYYFAVENGGFEASPERTPGTYSKYNSIDDRIDDLHYYTTFIKFGIGRTTYDAAQEIRSNDIEREEGVALVRRYDGEFPDRFADELMEYLSLPEKEFPEASKQFEAPVMDRDYFDALANRFRSPHLWAYENGEWKLRRRVFDEN, encoded by the coding sequence TTGAACAGGTATGCGTCCAGTCAGGATGATCCAGAAACCTATTATGGCCTGCCTCAGAGTGTGGCCTTTTGCTCGAAGTGCGTGATCTCGAACCAGCGACCCAACTCGACGATCGAGCACAAGCACACCAAGGACAGCAAGAAGCAGACCATCAATTTCGATGCCGAGGGTGTTTGCGATGCCTGCCGCATGGCCGAGCGCAAGCATGGGGACATCGACTGGGAAGAGCGCCGCCGCGAATTGCAGGTCCTGTGTGATAAGTACCGCTCGCGCAACGGCCATTACGACTGCCTGGTTCCCGGATCCGGCGGTAAGGACAGCTTCTACCAGTCATGGATGCTGAAATACGAATTCGGCATGAACCCGCTGACGGTAACCTGGGCGCCGCACGTCTACACGGAATGGGGCTGGCGCAACTTCCAGCGCTGGATTCATTCCGGGTTTGACAATTATCTTCTGACTCCGAATGGCCGCGTCAAGCGCCTGATCACACGCCTGGCAGTGGAAAACCTGTTCCATCCGTTCCAACCGTTCATCTTTGGACAGAAGTCCTATGCGCCCAAGATGGCGGCTCTCATGGACATCCCGCTGATCTTCTACGGTGAGAACGAAGCCGAGTACGGCAATCCTATTGCAGACAATACCTCCGCCAAGCGGAATTTTTCCTACTTCTCGAATTCCGCCGACAGCGAGATCTTTCTGGGTGGAACTTCCATCCAGTCGTTGCTTGACGATTACAAGGTGCGCCCGGTCGATCTCGAAGTGTATCGACCGTCCAACCCGGAAGAGCTCAACAAGAAGGGCATCGAGGTGCACTACCTCGGCTACTATCTCAAGTGGCATCCTCAGGCGGCCTATTATTTTGCTGTCGAGAACGGCGGCTTCGAGGCCTCGCCCGAGCGCACGCCCGGAACCTATTCGAAGTACAATTCAATCGATGACCGCATCGACGACCTGCACTACTACACGACCTTCATCAAGTTCGGCATCGGACGCACCACCTACGATGCTGCCCAGGAAATCCGCTCGAACGATATCGAGCGCGAAGAGGGTGTGGCCCTTGTGCGTCGCTACGATGGGGAATTCCCTGATCGTTTTGCCGACGAACTGATGGAATATCTCAGCCTGCCCGAGAAGGAGTTCCCGGAAGCGTCCAAGCAGTTCGAAGCGCCGGTCATGGACCGTGACTATTTCGATGCGCTGGCCAACCGCTTCCGCTCGCCGCATCTCTGGGCTTATGAAAACGGCGAGTGGAAACTTCGCCGTCGTGTCTTCGACGAGAACTGA
- the hisF gene encoding imidazole glycerol phosphate synthase subunit HisF, with product MNIRLIARLDVKLQHLIKGVQMEGWRKMGNPAERAKLYYQQGADELLYMDVVASLYERNNLSDIVREVAQEAFVPITVGGGIGDLKSVKQLLDVGADKVAINTAATKRPDILREISDTYGSQATVLSIEAKRLPQGGWEAMTDNGRNHTERDVIAWAVEGARLGAGEIFITSIDRDGTMKGMDLDLIAAVTREVDIPVIASGGAAGSAHVAQAVGAGATAVSLAKALHTDAVTFGALREDLAKASIPVRAHKSEMVQV from the coding sequence ATGAACATCCGTCTTATTGCCCGTCTTGACGTCAAGCTCCAGCACCTGATCAAGGGTGTTCAGATGGAAGGCTGGCGGAAAATGGGCAACCCTGCCGAGCGTGCAAAGCTGTACTACCAGCAGGGTGCCGACGAACTGCTGTACATGGATGTGGTCGCCAGTCTCTATGAGCGCAACAATCTCTCCGACATTGTTCGGGAGGTGGCTCAGGAGGCGTTTGTGCCGATCACCGTCGGTGGCGGGATCGGGGACCTCAAGTCCGTCAAGCAACTGCTTGACGTCGGTGCCGACAAGGTGGCGATCAACACCGCCGCAACCAAGCGGCCTGATATCCTGCGTGAGATCTCCGACACCTACGGGTCCCAGGCGACGGTACTCTCGATCGAAGCCAAGCGCTTGCCGCAAGGCGGGTGGGAGGCGATGACCGACAACGGCCGCAATCACACCGAGCGTGACGTGATTGCATGGGCCGTGGAAGGCGCGCGCCTCGGTGCGGGCGAAATTTTCATCACCTCCATTGATCGTGACGGCACCATGAAAGGCATGGATCTCGATCTGATCGCTGCCGTGACCCGCGAAGTTGATATTCCGGTCATCGCCTCGGGCGGTGCCGCAGGCAGTGCGCATGTTGCCCAGGCCGTGGGAGCGGGTGCGACTGCGGTTTCCCTCGCCAAGGCGTTGCACACCGATGCGGTAACCTTCGGGGCTCTGCGCGAGGATCTTGCCAAGGCGTCGATACCGGTGCGGGCGCACAAGTCGGAAATGGTGCAGGTATGA
- the hisH gene encoding imidazole glycerol phosphate synthase subunit HisH has translation MSKSIVVVDYGIGNVFSVCNALKQAGCEPNLTRSASDILSADKVILPGVGAFGRAIAALRDLGLDETLRRFVETERPFLGICIGMQLLMDQSTEFGENTGLGFIPGIVDRIPGTATDGSTLRVPHISWGEVRPAEQVSEDGWNATPLANGGEHDSFYFVHSFHCTPSDPAHRLAVVDYGGNAITAAVRRDNLMGVQFHPERSGPAGLGFLERFINL, from the coding sequence ATGAGCAAATCCATCGTTGTGGTCGATTATGGCATCGGCAATGTGTTTTCCGTTTGCAACGCCCTCAAGCAAGCCGGTTGTGAACCGAACCTGACCCGGAGCGCCTCCGATATTCTGTCGGCTGACAAGGTCATCCTGCCCGGTGTCGGCGCATTCGGAAGGGCAATTGCAGCGCTCCGCGACCTGGGTCTGGATGAAACGCTTCGCCGCTTTGTCGAAACCGAACGTCCGTTCCTTGGAATCTGCATTGGCATGCAGCTGCTGATGGACCAGTCCACCGAGTTCGGCGAGAATACCGGATTGGGATTTATTCCCGGGATTGTGGACCGCATACCCGGCACGGCGACGGATGGCTCAACGCTGCGTGTCCCGCATATCAGCTGGGGAGAGGTGCGCCCCGCCGAGCAGGTTTCCGAGGATGGCTGGAACGCCACGCCGCTGGCCAATGGCGGTGAACACGATTCCTTCTACTTCGTGCATTCATTTCACTGCACTCCCTCTGACCCGGCACACCGCCTCGCGGTTGTCGACTACGGCGGCAACGCCATCACAGCGGCTGTCCGGCGTGACAACCTGATGGGTGTGCAGTTCCATCCCGAACGCAGCGGGCCGGCGGGTCTGGGCTTTCTGGAGCGCTTCATAAACCTCTGA
- a CDS encoding Gfo/Idh/MocA family protein codes for MLNFALVGCGRIAKRHSELLGHNQIDGARLVAVCDIVEAKAAAIGRQFDVPAFTDMHEMMSGSEIDVVVVLTESGNHARHVIELAKYGKAIVVEKPMALTLEDADAMISACEASGSRLFVVKQNRFNVPVVKLREALDEGRFGNLIMGTIRVRWCRDQSYYDQDAWRGTWAMDGGVLTNQASHHVDLLEWMMGEVESVFAKSITALVDIEAEDTAVVLLKFKNGALGLIEATTAARPKDLEGSISLLGATGTVEVGGFAVNKLKTWNFADGRQEEDGFMEKYSVNPPNVYGFGHQMYYEHVVDCLANGASQTVDGREGRKSIQLINAIYESVETGKEIFLPVKPVHSRLGR; via the coding sequence ATGCTTAACTTCGCCCTCGTGGGTTGCGGCCGGATCGCAAAACGACATTCCGAACTTCTCGGTCACAATCAGATCGATGGCGCACGTCTTGTTGCCGTTTGTGACATCGTGGAAGCCAAGGCTGCGGCAATTGGCCGGCAGTTCGATGTTCCCGCGTTCACCGATATGCACGAAATGATGTCGGGCAGCGAGATCGACGTTGTTGTTGTTCTCACCGAGAGCGGCAATCACGCCAGGCATGTCATCGAACTTGCGAAGTATGGCAAGGCGATCGTCGTAGAAAAGCCGATGGCACTGACGCTCGAAGATGCCGATGCGATGATCTCGGCCTGCGAGGCCTCGGGCTCGCGCCTTTTCGTGGTCAAGCAGAACCGTTTCAACGTTCCGGTTGTCAAACTGCGCGAGGCTCTTGACGAAGGCCGTTTCGGCAACCTGATCATGGGAACGATACGGGTTCGCTGGTGCCGCGATCAGTCCTACTATGATCAGGATGCCTGGCGGGGAACCTGGGCCATGGACGGTGGCGTCTTGACCAACCAGGCGAGCCATCACGTTGATCTTCTCGAATGGATGATGGGGGAGGTCGAGAGCGTCTTCGCCAAGAGCATCACGGCGCTGGTCGACATCGAGGCCGAAGATACGGCCGTTGTCCTGCTGAAGTTCAAGAATGGCGCGCTTGGGCTGATCGAGGCGACCACCGCCGCGCGCCCGAAAGATCTGGAAGGTTCGATTTCGCTGCTTGGTGCCACCGGCACCGTCGAGGTTGGCGGCTTTGCCGTCAACAAGCTCAAGACATGGAACTTTGCCGATGGCCGTCAGGAAGAAGACGGCTTCATGGAGAAGTACTCGGTGAACCCGCCGAACGTCTACGGTTTCGGCCACCAGATGTATTACGAGCACGTCGTCGATTGCCTTGCCAACGGCGCGTCCCAGACCGTCGATGGACGCGAAGGACGCAAGAGCATCCAGCTCATCAACGCGATCTATGAATCCGTTGAAACCGGCAAGGAGATCTTTCTGCCGGTCAAGCCGGTTCATTCCAGGCTTGGGCGGTAG
- a CDS encoding acyltransferase, with protein MAAPVIRSSGIAADVTFGEGVTVIAPVNLYGCSIGDDVFIGPFVEIQRDVSIGPRTRIQSHSFICEFVDIGADSVIAHGVVFINDLFEGGGPARGDKTKWRSTVIGNNVSIGSNATILPVRICDGAVIGAGSVVTRDITEPGIYAGNPCRKLRNLP; from the coding sequence TTGGCGGCCCCCGTCATCCGAAGCAGCGGCATAGCCGCCGACGTGACTTTCGGCGAGGGCGTGACCGTCATTGCGCCGGTCAACCTGTATGGCTGCTCCATCGGCGATGATGTTTTCATTGGCCCGTTCGTCGAGATACAGCGCGATGTCAGCATCGGCCCGCGAACACGGATACAGTCCCACAGCTTCATCTGTGAATTCGTCGACATCGGAGCGGACAGCGTCATTGCCCACGGGGTCGTCTTTATCAACGACCTGTTTGAAGGGGGTGGCCCCGCCCGCGGTGACAAGACAAAATGGCGCAGCACCGTGATCGGCAACAACGTCTCCATCGGCAGCAATGCCACCATACTTCCCGTTCGCATTTGTGATGGTGCTGTGATAGGGGCTGGAAGCGTTGTCACACGCGACATTACAGAGCCGGGGATCTATGCCGGAAATCCCTGCCGCAAACTCAGAAACCTGCCATGA
- a CDS encoding DegT/DnrJ/EryC1/StrS family aminotransferase has product MIKFLDLKSQYQSIQPEIDAAIAAVIADTAFVSGPYAKKFEEEFASWLGADWCIGVGNGTDAIEIALEALDLPPGSEVIVPGNSFIASSEAVTRTGLKVVFADVDPGHYTLTADTVRAKLTSRTSAIMAVHLYGHPCDMAELKALADEHDLKIIEDCAQAHGATSHGKTVGTIGDIATFSFYPGKNLGAYGDAGAIVTNDADLAEKARKIANHGRIAKYDHDFEGRNSRLDGIQAAVLSAKLPHLNDWTQRRIAIAELYMTELAGIEGIALPRRANWARQVYHLFVIRTDRRDELKRWLADQGIETGIHYPVALTQLRAYDYLNQGGEDLFVNKAAGTLLSLPIGEHMSQADVVTVSKALKSFFS; this is encoded by the coding sequence ATGATCAAGTTCCTCGACCTCAAGTCGCAGTATCAATCCATTCAGCCTGAAATCGATGCGGCCATTGCCGCCGTCATCGCCGATACGGCCTTTGTGAGCGGTCCCTACGCGAAGAAGTTCGAGGAAGAATTCGCCTCGTGGCTTGGAGCGGACTGGTGCATCGGGGTTGGCAACGGAACCGATGCGATCGAGATTGCGCTTGAAGCGCTTGATCTCCCGCCGGGTTCCGAGGTGATCGTGCCGGGCAACAGTTTCATAGCCAGTTCCGAGGCGGTGACCCGCACCGGTCTGAAAGTGGTTTTTGCCGACGTGGATCCGGGGCATTACACCCTCACGGCGGACACCGTGCGGGCAAAGCTGACGTCCCGGACATCGGCCATCATGGCGGTGCATCTGTACGGCCACCCCTGTGATATGGCCGAGCTCAAGGCGCTGGCCGACGAACATGATCTGAAGATCATCGAGGATTGCGCCCAGGCCCATGGTGCGACCAGCCATGGCAAGACAGTCGGTACGATCGGCGATATCGCAACCTTCAGCTTCTACCCGGGCAAGAATCTCGGTGCCTATGGTGATGCCGGAGCGATTGTCACCAACGATGCGGACCTTGCCGAAAAGGCCCGCAAAATCGCCAACCATGGCCGCATTGCTAAATATGATCATGACTTTGAGGGACGAAACTCCCGGCTGGACGGGATCCAGGCTGCGGTGCTGTCAGCCAAGCTGCCGCACCTGAATGACTGGACGCAGCGCCGCATTGCCATTGCGGAACTCTACATGACGGAACTGGCCGGCATCGAGGGGATAGCGCTTCCACGCCGCGCCAATTGGGCCAGGCAGGTCTATCATCTGTTTGTCATTCGCACCGATCGTCGCGACGAACTCAAGCGCTGGTTGGCGGATCAGGGGATCGAAACGGGCATTCATTACCCTGTCGCACTGACCCAGTTGCGCGCCTATGACTATCTGAACCAGGGTGGCGAAGACCTGTTTGTCAACAAGGCAGCCGGCACTCTTCTCAGCCTGCCTATCGGCGAGCACATGAGCCAGGCCGACGTTGTAACCGTCAGCAAGGCCCTGAAATCCTTCTTTAGCTGA
- a CDS encoding lipopolysaccharide biosynthesis protein, producing MLNARILRSVFLFTATNALAAAMPLLLLPVLTRVLTPADYGIVAMFSIVITAFGSLTGLSVHGAVGMRYFDRAEYDFPRYVGNSFIILAVTSVTLLALVAVFHEPLEQLTKLPRKWLMIAVGVSAVQFVLLIRLAIFQSAKNAGYFAVFRVGQAVVDATVSMVLVLAFALAWEGRLIGMSAGILLLGFAAAVSLMAGGYFKLVPSRSYILNALKFGLPLIPHVLGGMLLATVDRVLIANLLGVAETGIYMVAVQIGLGIYLLADACNRAISPWQLEALKRNDRSVDVRIVRYGLLYFLGLFGVALAVGAAAPWVLPVLVGPAFAESASLIWLIALGQAFGGMYFFVSNIIFYRNKTLSLSAITISCGLINAGLSFVLLQVVGLVGAAQAYLVAQIFLFISAFILSQRLRPLPWRAVLEVHKRES from the coding sequence ATGCTGAATGCAAGGATCCTGCGATCGGTTTTCCTGTTTACGGCCACCAATGCGCTCGCAGCGGCGATGCCGCTGCTTCTCCTGCCTGTTCTGACCAGGGTCCTGACGCCGGCCGATTATGGCATTGTTGCCATGTTCTCGATCGTCATTACCGCGTTCGGATCCTTGACCGGGCTTTCCGTCCACGGTGCCGTCGGCATGCGGTATTTCGACCGGGCCGAGTACGACTTCCCCCGCTATGTCGGAAACAGCTTCATCATTCTTGCCGTGACCAGCGTGACCCTGCTTGCCCTGGTGGCGGTGTTCCATGAACCGCTTGAACAATTGACCAAGCTGCCGCGCAAATGGCTGATGATTGCCGTGGGTGTATCGGCCGTGCAGTTCGTGCTTCTCATCCGTCTCGCCATTTTCCAGTCTGCCAAGAACGCGGGCTATTTTGCCGTCTTCCGGGTCGGGCAGGCCGTGGTGGACGCAACGGTCTCGATGGTGCTCGTGCTGGCGTTTGCGCTGGCCTGGGAAGGCCGGCTGATCGGAATGTCCGCTGGCATCCTGCTCCTGGGCTTTGCCGCTGCCGTTTCGCTGATGGCCGGGGGCTACTTCAAGCTGGTCCCGAGCAGGTCCTACATTCTCAATGCGCTGAAGTTTGGACTGCCACTCATCCCGCATGTTTTGGGGGGAATGTTGCTTGCAACGGTCGACCGCGTATTGATTGCCAACCTTCTGGGGGTGGCCGAAACCGGGATTTACATGGTCGCGGTGCAGATTGGTCTCGGCATCTATCTGCTGGCAGATGCGTGCAACAGGGCCATTTCACCGTGGCAGCTCGAGGCGCTCAAACGAAATGACCGCAGTGTCGACGTTCGTATTGTCCGGTACGGCTTGCTGTATTTCCTCGGTCTCTTCGGGGTTGCCCTTGCCGTCGGAGCGGCTGCCCCCTGGGTTCTCCCCGTGCTGGTCGGTCCCGCATTTGCCGAATCGGCTTCCCTGATTTGGCTGATTGCGCTTGGACAGGCGTTCGGCGGGATGTATTTCTTTGTCTCCAACATTATTTTCTACAGGAACAAGACGCTTTCTCTTTCCGCCATCACCATTTCCTGTGGACTCATCAACGCGGGTTTGTCATTTGTGCTGCTACAAGTAGTCGGCCTGGTGGGAGCGGCTCAGGCCTATCTGGTTGCACAGATTTTCCTGTTCATTTCCGCGTTTATCCTCTCCCAGCGCCTCAGGCCGCTGCCCTGGAGAGCAGTTCTTGAAGTGCATAAACGCGAGTCATAG
- the hisH gene encoding imidazole glycerol phosphate synthase subunit HisH, translating to MTPITIIDYGTSNLGSMKNMLKKLGVASRFATTAEEVMAAEKIILPGVGAFDAGMRTLKASGMVDALNFKVLEERVPIMGVCLGMQMMGLASEEGSEAGLGWIDARAIQFRSQDHPGMRVPHMGWNEARGVKPSPVLSEPPERLRFYFANSYHVVCANPADVLLETEYAGFHFTSAIEKGHIRGAQFHPEKSHRYGMWFLNNFASRA from the coding sequence ATGACACCCATTACCATCATCGACTACGGCACCAGTAATCTTGGCTCGATGAAGAATATGCTGAAGAAACTGGGGGTCGCGTCGCGTTTTGCGACAACGGCCGAGGAGGTGATGGCGGCCGAGAAGATCATCCTGCCGGGCGTCGGAGCGTTTGACGCCGGAATGCGCACGCTGAAGGCCAGCGGCATGGTTGATGCGCTCAATTTCAAGGTTCTCGAAGAGCGGGTTCCGATCATGGGCGTGTGTCTCGGCATGCAGATGATGGGCCTTGCCAGCGAAGAGGGAAGCGAGGCAGGTCTTGGCTGGATAGATGCGCGGGCAATTCAGTTTCGCAGTCAGGACCATCCGGGCATGCGCGTACCGCACATGGGATGGAACGAGGCCCGCGGGGTGAAGCCGTCACCGGTTCTTTCCGAGCCGCCGGAGCGCTTGCGTTTCTATTTCGCCAATTCGTACCATGTGGTTTGCGCCAATCCGGCAGACGTCCTGCTCGAGACGGAGTATGCTGGGTTTCATTTCACCTCTGCCATTGAAAAAGGCCACATACGTGGTGCGCAATTTCACCCGGAAAAGAGCCACCGCTATGGTATGTGGTTTCTCAACAATTTCGCTTCGAGGGCCTAG